Genomic window (Streptomyces liliiviolaceus):
TGTAATAGCTGTTGTTCGTGACGTCCACGCCGTGCTCGGCCGCCCACATGAAGCCGCAGACGACGGCCTCCGTGTAGAAGAAGCCGGCCGTGGTGGAGACCTTGATGCCGGAGACCTTCACGCCGGGCGCGACACCGGTGACGCCGACGCCGTTCTTGGCGGCGGCGATCTCGCCGGCCACGTGCGTGCCGTGCGGGCTCTCGGCGGCGCTCGGCCGCCAGGCGCCGTCGGTCGTGTCCGGCTTGCCCGACACGCAGTTGACCGACGCCTCGCGGTCGAAGTTCGGCGCGATGTCGGGGTGCGTGTCGTCGACGCCGGTGTCGATCACGGCGACGGTGACCTTCTTGCTGCCGAGCGTCTTCTCGTGCGCCTTGTCCGCCTTGATGGCGGGCAGGTCCCACTGCAGGGGCTCCAGCGGGTCCTGTCCGGCGGCGGCGTCGACGTCGGCGATCTCCTCCGCGGTGAGGGCCTTCGGGGTGCCGACGTCGGTCGTGGACTGCGCGGGCAGCGGGGCCGTACGCGTCGAGCCCGCCGACTCGACTCCGCGCACCTTGCGGATCGTCTTGGCGAAGTCGGCGTTCGACGAGTGGACGACGATCACACCGATCCGGTCGTACGACGTCACGACGGTGCCGCCGGCCTTGGCGATGGCCTTCTTCACGTGCGACGAAGTGCCGTGCCCGGAACGGACGTTGACGACGTAGCTCAGCGGGGTGGCCTCCGCGGAGATCTTCCCGGCCACGTCGGCCGCCGTGGTCGCCCCGGCCGTGCCGGCCGCCGGAGCGGCGGACGCGTTGACGTTCGGCAGGAAGGCGAGAGCCGTGGCCATGGCCATTCCCAGCGGGATGGCTATGAAGCGACGCGAGCGCGTAGTAGGCGCGGTCATGCTGTCTCCAGTTCGTTTTCGCGAGTTCGAGCGGGCCGTGCGGGTGGTACGGGAAGTGCCGGTCGTGCGGGCGGGTGCGGGCCGTGCGGGAAGTCCTCTGGCGGAAACCGGCCCGAACCGGCGGAGTGCAGGCCTACTTGACAGCCTTCAGCGCGTTGACGATGCCGAAGCCGTAGAAGCCGTTCACGCGCCTGCCGCCCTCACAGGTGGCGTCCTGCGTGCCGTTGCCGTCCTGGTCGTACGAGTCCGGGCAGCCCGGGTTGTCCGCCTGGGCCTTCAGCAGCGCCTGCAGCTGGGCGGGACTCGCCCACGGGTGCTCGGACTTCAGCAGC
Coding sequences:
- a CDS encoding S8 family peptidase gives rise to the protein MTAPTTRSRRFIAIPLGMAMATALAFLPNVNASAAPAAGTAGATTAADVAGKISAEATPLSYVVNVRSGHGTSSHVKKAIAKAGGTVVTSYDRIGVIVVHSSNADFAKTIRKVRGVESAGSTRTAPLPAQSTTDVGTPKALTAEEIADVDAAAGQDPLEPLQWDLPAIKADKAHEKTLGSKKVTVAVIDTGVDDTHPDIAPNFDREASVNCVSGKPDTTDGAWRPSAAESPHGTHVAGEIAAAKNGVGVTGVAPGVKVSGIKVSTTAGFFYTEAVVCGFMWAAEHGVDVTNNSYYTDPWYFNCKNDPDQKALVEALTRATKYAEKKGTVNVAAAGNENYDLAADEITDPTSPNDSTPSDRVIDPSECLDIPTQLPGVVTVASTGAKGIKSSFSNHGLGVIDIAAPGGDSTRYQTPAPPATSGLILGPLPGGSWGYMAGTSMASPHVAGVAALIKSTHPHASAALVKALLYAEADATPCTDPYDIDGDGKVDAVCEGSKNRNSFYGWGTADALDAVTK